The Neodiprion lecontei isolate iyNeoLeco1 chromosome 2, iyNeoLeco1.1, whole genome shotgun sequence genome segment ATTAAGACCTTGAAAACTCTTGGACATAACTTTCCTCTATCTATATGATTTTAGGTAGTCTTCGCATAAGTGTGTGATCCCGTTCCTATTTGACTTACAAATATTGTTCTGTTTCAAACCTGTCCAGACATTGTAGCTATctaccgaaaaaaaaagaatcgaaatcGGTATCGTAGATCTGAAGTTGTAAGTTAAAATACGAACAGACTGAGAGACGTTAAGTTTTCCATACTGTAGGAAAGAAGTGATATAATGCAGAATCCCTGTTTTTCGTTACCATGATACTACATTAGGTCGTAAGAATTATCGTAATTGTTGATAATTATCAATATGTTGTAAAATTACCAGAATGGCGATAGGCACAAGGCTGAAAACCAGGATATAACTGCTCATCTGTGTGTTAAGAATAACCGGCGGTTCCTCTCCTTTATCCTCGTAGTAATAAATTCCAGTGATTAGTTGTGTCGTAGCAACGACAAACACTGCGTAAAGTGCTAGATTGATCATAAAAAAAGGGCTGAGAGTCCGCCATTTCAGGTACAAGAAACTTTCAATCAGGGGATGAATGAGTAGGCGTTTTTGGTTGAATTGGTTCCCGCTGTTAATGAGGGCATTAACAACTCTCATCTGCTCCATATTTATGCCGCGAGGTGTTAATATACTGTAATCAAGAGTGATTAGACAATTGGGCTCATTGATTGTGTACTCGTTGATAGTGATGGCAGCGTCGAATACCGATTCGAGAAATTCGACGGGCCTAGGAACGTTGTAAACGAGGAAATCCATCGCAGACATACTTTTGCGGTCAACGTCTTTTGTTACGACGGATAAATCGGCGCCGGCATCTAACAGCAATTTAATGCTCTCTCTGCTGCTGTGATAGCACGCCACATGCAGCGGTAGCCACCCGTGATTGTCCTGTACGTCAATAATGTCAGTTTCACGACTTAGTAGGGCGGCCACGACTTCATAGTGATTCTGTGTCGTTGCTAGGTGCAAAGGGGTCGCCTTGGTGTGTGGATTCTCCGTCGTTGTAGATAGGATGTCCGCACCGGCTTCAAGAAGAATTCTCACGCATTCAGCGTGTCCGAAATACGCGGCCATGTGCAAAGGCGTCATTCCGGACATCGCCAACTTGTCTCTGGCATTAATCATCAATTTCGTCGTCGAAGGATCTCTGTCAAGCAGGAGTTGAAGAATGTCGGCAAAGCCGTGCTCGGCTGCACGATGAAACACAGTTACTCCACCGCGCAATTTGTGCTGAACACTCGCGCCGGCGTCGAGAATCTCTTTAACACAATCAACTCTGCCACTAGCGATCGCGCAATATAAAGGAGTTTCTCCCGGCTGGTTTTCCACCTCGATTATCTATGTAACAGAACAAAGGGTATTATCGCGCAtgttcaaaaaatgttttgaagCGAGTGGAAGAGTAAATCTACCGTTTGCGAGTCCGGAATGCTTAGCAGTTCTTGAATCATCTCCAAGTTACCGCTTGCAGCTGACAAGTGCAAAGCTGTGTATCCATTGCTCGAGGTGGTCGTAACGTCTGCACCAGCTTCTAGGATGATGCTCACCCCTGGAATCCAATTTTCACGCATTGCCAATTGCAGAGGAGTCAGTCCAACGGAATTTACAGGATCAAGGTAATTCGGTGAGTCTTCACTGTTGACTATGCTCATCAGCAGCTTCAACGGTTCCACTGCTTTCTTCATGATAGCCAAATGCATCGGAGTGTCTCCAACCGCGTTCCATATAGAGCGAGGGAAATTCGCATTCAGAAGGACTGTTATCGCGTCCAAGGAACCCAACTCAACAGCTGTATGTAATGGCGTCACGATGTGACTTTGGTCCTGATATTCCGAAGAGAGGTAATGCCGGCTGCCAGCAGCTATCAATGATGCGATTACGGCTGGATACCTGAATCGTTGATGAGATTATCTCGACTAGGCTCCAGTGATCAAATACACAAGTCAAAATCAATGCGTTATATACCTACCTGAATTCCACGTCGCCCTCTTCACGGTGGTCGATTAAATTTTCGCCTACTACATCAAGTGGCCTCATCCCTCGACTGTCAACTTTATTGAACTCAGCTCCAGCCGCCAGAAGATGTTGCACACAGATCATCTCTGTCCGTTTACAAGCTACGTGAAGAGGTGAACTCCCGAATTCTAAGACCGGTAGCTAAAAATTGAGATTATCACACTACCATGTTTTGAAAACGGTATGCCTAAAGCTCTGACGAACTGTACTGTTTGGACGTGTTTATCGAAAACTACTCACCATGTCAATCACCGACTGATGATCGTGATCCCAAGAGTCGATCCACTCTAACCGAATTTTGtcttttatttcgattttttctgtTGCTATGTTTACCAGTTCTGGGGCATGATCGAGAAGAAGCTTTACACAATCCGGATTGCCTTCCCAAGCGGCGAGATGCAAAGGTGTTCGTCCCATTGCGTCACGCGTTCCTTCTAGTTGAGCACCATTCTTGAGCAGAGTTCGCAAAATATCGGTATGTCCTAAAAAGCTCGCTATGTGACAACTCGAAATCCGATGTGGCTTGCATGTCGCGTTTGCACTGGCATCATGCTGGAGACcactaaaaattatgaattttaagTTACATCAGAAAATGCACAATgcaaaagatagaaaaaagaaagagagttGCATACATTCTACCCGATTTATGAGAATTGGGTCACAAACAAAACCAAAGAGATGATCAATCATCGAGATAATTTACTGACAGCGATAAATGTGTATCAACATGGGAAGTTTACGTGCAAAGTATTTCGAGTATTAATGATGATCCCCTCCATTACAGTGTGATCACTGAACCGAATAAACAGCCCagcaattggaaaaaattttaaataatagaaaagaatagaaaatttgaaaccggCTGAATCTGTTTTTTTGGTCCCAAAATTACTGTTTGGATGTCTAGCTGAATCTTCCTATAGGGATAAGTGGCTAGCGATTACAAGGGATTGATAGGAATTattaaaatgtttaaaatcaattaattataatattgagTGTAATTCGAAGTGtttagaaaattatattccaaGGTACAACTAGAACGTTTTGAAATACGTCCATGCGATCACATCTACTAGGACGGCTCAGTACAAGAATTACTGTTAAATAACACCCGAGTAAAATAACTCTGTTTAGTATAATACTCGCGTACTATAAGTACGTGTCGAATAATGCTGTATCGAATAAAATCGTGGGTTATACGTTTCTGTGGAAAATACTCTGAGGCGAAAAGGTACCCACTCACCATTGACAGATTTACACGAATTCAAATCGTTATAGGATTCGAACAGAAACAACTGAATAGAAATTGAATTGTTTGAGGCGTATTGACTTTGTTCCagattaatttcaatttttttcaaatgaatcgAATAGGAATTATGGATAGAAACGAAACTGTGCGTTACACATTGGATCAAATTGAAATTGCGGTACAATTCAAACATAAGAAAGTATGAAGAACCTGCAGCTGTAGACACATATTCAAACAATAGAACAATCAATTCGGATGGATTTTCGCACAACGCAATACgtctttttgaaaattttggattAGTAGCTAACGGCATTAAAATAAACCCGGttcaatactttttattttttcttcgtttgcCGAGGAAGGCTGCGTAATTTCAAGATAAATTCGAAATAGCGGAACCAAAATTAACATATACCGGACCGTTCAACCTCCGCCAAATTTCCGTCAACAACCGCTTGAAGGAGTTCCGTATTCAGACGCATAAGACGGCGATCCATTCTCCGTTTGGCATTTTGATGTTCTGGAAGCGTTTCCGATGACCCCATTGGCGAGGGAGACATCGGATAGTTTGGAGTTGACGGTACAGCCAACGTGACCATTAACGGAGGCAACGCAACTCGCATTTCATCGTCAGGATCCGGTTCCCCGGTAGGCAAACTGTTGTAGCCATACTTCGACATCTCTTATGTATAGACGAAGACACGGGGAAACTCGTAAAAATCGACTACCTGAATACTGACACACTGCAACAACTGTTTTACACTTAAATATTAAGACACATATATTCTGTAACCGGATTCACCTTCGGTCAGTACTAAAATGAATCGATGTTGACAGTACGTATTTTCAAATACGctggaattatatttttttacagttataCCTGACACACTGATCGACTAAAGATTACGATAACCGTACATACTTGAGGCGGTTACCAGTATAGGCCTCTAGTCTAGTGATTCATAATCTTTAAAATGGACTAGATGCAGTATCTCCTAATCGCTATCAGGCTGTTTACAACAACGTCATGACAGCTCGTAGAATCTTTGTCGCTTTAATTACATCTAAGTGATTCTAAGCTGATATACTCAAATATCGCTGAAATGGTTCTCAGTGATCGGTGgatcaaattgattttaaatcCTTTTAAGGTAATTGACTAATAGCGGATCCTTAATCTTGCATATCGTTAAGTTTTTATGCGATGTGCTATAGACCTTCGGACTGATTCTCTCGATACCTGAGTTGTAAAAGAGATATAGTGAACGTTTACGATAATGAttttgtgtataatttttttggctataggtatatttttcaaaaacctgATGTTCACCATTGAAAtagaatatatgtatatatataaagaatcATATAGATATAGGAATCTGGAAtcatgataaataaattagcTCAGTCTCCGTTACTTGCTATACGACACTGTGAAATACCTTAATTTTTCAATGGAAACTTTGGATTGGTTTCGCGGAAACTTATCCCTCTCTCGGAGAAGTGTAGCTATCGATGAGGCAACTATACTTTTTACTTTGTACAAATCTACAAGTTTTCCATGACAAATATCACCATCGATTTGAAAtccaacattttttcagaaaaatgaaatagttCACGATTTGTGAAAAATCATCACGTtctcatttgaaaaaatcattattctgACAATGGTAAATATTCGTTTATAAACAGCAGTGTTGATAGTAGTGAAAATTGTATGATTCTCATAAAATGAACTATAGTTTGCTGGGAAGAAACCTTTTACATATTCATAaaaactattttattttttatagcAAACACATCTCCCACTACGGGCAGCGATCATTGTTGATCCCTTTGCGTACtgtatttaaaatataaattcgtaTACATCAGCGCGAATGTAaagaaatgtttgaaatacaAATTGTTGATGGctcataaaataattttagagCAATTCTCGATTATGCAGGTTACATTATTTGAAGGTGTAAATAGGGTTTGAATAGAAATATACATGCACGCTATTAATGCTGtattgattgtttattatgaagataacattttcaaacaataattgtCAATTGGTGGAACGCTTTGGCAGTAAATGACCAGTAAATACCACCAACCGCGagttagaaaattcaaaatatgatATTACTGGACTGCCACAGTTCCTTGGCGGAATATACCCAGAGATGTACAGACAGAACTAGTCATTAGCTCAAAAGATATGGCGGGTAGAGGTAAGGAGGACTAGAAAGTGTTCGTAAAGTAGAGGCAAATTAGTGAAAAAGAGATTAAAGATGGCTGATCACGGCACTGAAGATTGATTTCGGAACGCATTGGAACGCATTCCCAAAGTCATCGTGGAGATGGCCCCGAAGCAGAAGAGGATCTACTCTTCCTATAGTTTGCGGTCGTGTATGGCATAGTCAATTGGTGACATCTCGTCTCAGTAAGATTTGACATGTTCATGTTTTTGTAAACATTATTCCACGCATTATTCACATTCGGTCCCGAGAACCGTTGTCACTCTGTCTTGCAATGGACGATAGCGTAGCGGATGTTTCAGAGCACTTGGACTCTAGCGACAATGAAGAATTCACGCCCGGCAAAGTATTGCAAGACATTGAAAATGCTTGGTTGAACGAGAAATTTGCACCAGAGATATTACCTCATCAATCAGAACTCGTTGATTGTATGCTCGAACAAATTTCTCACATGGAAGagaacatgaaaaaattgaaaaagggTGACATCAGGCTAGCTATTCATAAGATGGAAATCGATAGAATACGATTCGTTATAAAGAGTTACCTGCGAACGAggttagaaaaaattgaacaatacaCCATACACATTCTGTCAGAAGATGACAAAAAGAGTCCGGAAGAATCTTACCTAACTCCAGGCGAACGCAAGTTTGCTAAAGAATATTTAGCCAATATTGAAACACTTTTCAGAACAGTTGCGCTTCAACACATGCCTGCTAATTTTCAAGCATTCGAAGTTGATAAACTGACTGTTAAACCCAACTTGAACAGCCATGTCTTTTTGCGAGTCAACAAACCTGTGCAAGGAATCATCGTGCCTGGAACGACAAATGATGAAATAGATTTGACGGCTGGTGCACAGCGCCTTATTCAATACCAGCCAATCGCAAGCTTAGTGAAAGAAGGAGCAGTTCAATTGATATAGATGTCACGTAACACATCTTGTTTGACTTCAAGTTGAAAATGATCGATAATCTAGTTATAACAAtaccgaaaacaaaaattatcaaataataatttcaacagCACAATTAATGTTTTGAACATAGGTTTTGTGAATTCAATGTCTCCGTAGAATAAAGTAGAACAAAGTCACTACAGTATGAGTTAAAACTTCAGAAGTTTAACCATCGACTATTTTGTTAGGGTAAAATTTCGTATCATCCTTAAGGTGAATAAAAATCACGGTTTCTATAATTTTCAAGTAATCACAGTGtttgttatttgaaaatagaTTTTCCAATAATAGTTTCTGCTAGGTTGTTTCTGCTATATAGTAATATGGTATCAGATTCACAATACAGTTGACCATAAAGATATACGATATATTAAAatcgttgtatttttttagttgTTGAAGTAACGTTGTGTTCTTCCAATTAGATTAAATAGATGcattttattaattcaatgTATTTGTTCATTTGTATTCGAATATTTCCATTACCTCGGCTGTATCATGAAAATACAGTCCTAAGTACTTATGTTTTGAACAATTATGCCAATACATTGATACAGTCCGTAAACAATGATTAAAAATGAACAGAAATGGTTGAAAGCTTGAAATACTTTAGGCTCCTATATCCATCTCACAAAACTATAAGTGAAACCTAAATATTCCAGCTTCAGAAAATCCAAAACCTGTCTTTTAACTGTTCAACTTCTTAGCGAAGCTTTAGTTTAATTTGTAAGTTCTAATTTGTAATATTCTAATCATCAATTGTGCCTTATATAATTCAAttgtaaaaatgatatttttagaGGGACTACTTGCGATACCTGTTATATTGTTACGGAATAATTACGAAGCATATAAATCTCGAGAATTTTGTACaaacaataaattgaacaaaatatcAAACCATGTCTTTAATCTTTTTGGGGGGGAATTAGTGAATAGTCCCTGGTGttcgattattaattatagAGGTAATCGGCACAAAGTGGGGCAGTCGCTAATGAACAAAATCGTAATTACTCAACGATTGCAATTGCAATTTGTGATTGAGGCAACAATGAAATACAAATtacgttttcattttctaatgagaacaaagtaaaatacaaaatattttagtaTATGAGTATGTggtacacacatacatatacttTGTACACGCCCGTATATTTTTGTAGATACCCGcaacgagaaattttttattcaaaatacgGTGATTAAGACTTTAACGAAAGTTATACTAACAAATTGTAATACGAGATCGAATAGAGATATTAGGTAATTTTCACAATTGTAATTGATAGTTTATTCCTGTTCGACATCGCAATAACGACCACCTTATGCCCAATGCTCAACAAACCCAGTTCCCTTTCTTACATTCGATTTGTTCATTTATCTATTTACATAGTACAAATAAACATTCGAAAGGTTCTCAATGATTTACATTTCACACACCTTGATGCTCACACACACTAGACTGCTTTTCCCGACTGCCTCCTTCTTCCattctcttttctttcaccCGCTCGCTCACACATTATCACCGTTCTCACATCTTTGGAATCAGTCGTTCGAACTCATCTGCCGATCGTTCGCACCATGGTTCGCACCCATTCAGTCCAGCACACCCGCCATCCCTCTAAACATTCCGCtctacatacacatatataatttgtattttatctTTTTGTAATCATGAAACGCCAATGTAATTTGTAATGTATTTCGCACTAATCGTTACACGTAGAGAGCCCGTTTTACCAATTTCTTCTGCACTTGTATTTGAATTCAATGTTATTTCATTAAGTACGTTTTAATAAAAACACTGCATTAAATTtcatataaaatattgaacaaataATACGTTGAATCGCAAAACTCTCTTATATCTCACAAAAACATCATTTTTGCGGTTTAATTGAGTGACGTTATTTACTAGATAAATGCTCtcgtctcaaatttttttggtccTACGACGGTAAAACTCTGCtggtaaaaaattgagaaagtaATTCAAAGTAATCATGCCCTTGAATCCATACACTCATATGTGGTAAAGctaattcaatttaaaatgtaCAATACCTATTTGAAATATGACAGCTGTCATTATCAGTTAATTTATTGTTCAACTAGCTGTCTCAAGAAGCCAGTTGAAACTACCTAAAGTATTACCTTTGTGTTCGCTTGTACAATAAATTGCCATACATATACGAGTCTCCAGTTGAAGTATAGatgaatatatttgaataattgatcaAGGAAGGTCTTCTTACTCTCAATATATATAGAAGATCAGATTTACACAGCCGCTGCAGTAATGGCGAATATTTGATGCACCAATGTTCTACGTTATACCGCAGTCACCGTCCAACTACcagaggaaaaatatttcctgtTGTATTGTCATTAAACGAACTCTGCAGACGCAATAACATCGAAAGTAAGTGCTTAcgggaaaatgaaaaaaattattatatactgACTTTTGCGTATGTGTGGGTGTTTCTGTGTGGGTGAATTAAAATTATCTGCTTAATGAAAACATAATTAACAATAAACGCTGTGCGACAATTGATCCGTAGATGTGTGTCTGCCCTCAGATGGAAGCAGCAATATCCTCTGATTCgcagaatattttcaatcccaTGTCGTTGGATAATGTTCGAAACGTATCAGAGTTCACAGCTGGGAGAGCAGCTTTTGAGGTCATATCCACCATGGGTCCACAGGTTGCCCGACAATGGATGCGGTTCAATAATCAAACGGTTGCCGACAAAGTCCCACCTGAAATGCTTCATCTAATTGATCCACATTGGTAAATACTATGCAGGCTGCGTAAGCATAAATGAAATTCCCACACAAACCCCCTAGCAACAGTCGAAATTTGTGCCAAATCTTTTTTGTCTTTACACTCAAGATTCAAATCTTGGTCGGGGAATGATGGAGCAGTAATCACTGAAAACCTTCTGCTGGACTAGCAAACTccataatgaaaaaaaattgtcacacagaatcaattaatttataGTCCGTGATGAAATTGAgttatatatttgaaatgtaACACGGAAATTTTATACctaaatttgaaaagtacaAACTACAAAGCAAAAATACAGATACACTTTTATAGGTACCAATTTCCTCCCATGGATCCGTTGTGGCACAAAATACTTGGTCTTGTGATGATCGTCCTGGGGGTATTGGGTTGGAGCGGTAATGGCGTCGTGGTGTACGTGTTCATGCTGACACCCTCGTTAAGGACTCCAAGCAATCTACTCGTCGTTAATCTAGCCTTTTCGGACTTCCTCATGATGATCATAATGTCCCCACCAATGGTTATTAACTGTTATTACGAAACTTGGGTGCTTGGTAAGTGAAGCATTTTCAACAAAGAAGTTAGTCCTGAAGATTCCAATCCTTCCAGGAACTCTGATGTGCGACATTTACGCAATGGTTGGATCACTGTGTGGATGCGCATCTATCTGGACTATGACTGCCATTGCTCTGGA includes the following:
- the LOC107217835 gene encoding DNA replication complex GINS protein SLD5 isoform X2, with the protein product MDDSVADVSEHLDSSDNEEFTPGKVLQDIENAWLNEKFAPEILPHQSELVDCMLEQISHMEENMKKLKKGDIRLAIHKMEIDRIRFVIKSYLRTRTVALQHMPANFQAFEVDKLTVKPNLNSHVFLRVNKPVQGIIVPGTTNDEIDLTAGAQRLIQYQPIASLVKEGAVQLI
- the LOC107217835 gene encoding DNA replication complex GINS protein SLD5 isoform X1 yields the protein MDDSVADVSEHLDSSDNEEFTPGKVLQDIENAWLNEKFAPEILPHQSELVDCMLEQISHMEENMKKLKKGDIRLAIHKMEIDRIRFVIKSYLRTRLEKIEQYTIHILSEDDKKSPEESYLTPGERKFAKEYLANIETLFRTVALQHMPANFQAFEVDKLTVKPNLNSHVFLRVNKPVQGIIVPGTTNDEIDLTAGAQRLIQYQPIASLVKEGAVQLI
- the LOC107217832 gene encoding rhodopsin isoform X3 — its product is MCVCPQMEAAISSDSQNIFNPMSLDNVRNVSEFTAGRAAFEVISTMGPQVARQWMRFNNQTVADKVPPEMLHLIDPHWYQFPPMDPLWHKILGLVMIVLGVLGWSGNGVVVYVFMLTPSLRTPSNLLVVNLAFSDFLMMIIMSPPMVINCYYETWVLGTLMCDIYAMVGSLCGCASIWTMTAIALDRYNVIVKGMSGTPFTIKKAILEILLIWMFGLVWSILPMIGWNRYVPEGNMTACGTDYLSKAWLSKSYILVYSLFVYYLPLSTIIYSYYYIVSTVAAHEKGMRDQAKKMNVASLRSGDNQAASAEAKLAKVALTTISLWFLAWTPYLVINYVGVFNIAKISPLFTIWGSLFAKTNAIYNPIVYGIR
- the LOC107217823 gene encoding transient receptor potential channel pyrexia-like encodes the protein MSKYGYNSLPTGEPDPDDEMRVALPPLMVTLAVPSTPNYPMSPSPMGSSETLPEHQNAKRRMDRRLMRLNTELLQAVVDGNLAEVERGLQHDASANATCKPHRISSCHIASFLGHTDILRTLLKNGAQLEGTRDAMGRTPLHLAAWEGNPDCVKLLLDHAPELVNIATEKIEIKDKIRLEWIDSWDHDHQSVIDMLPVLEFGSSPLHVACKRTEMICVQHLLAAGAEFNKVDSRGMRPLDVVGENLIDHREEGDVEFRYPAVIASLIAAGSRHYLSSEYQDQSHIVTPLHTAVELGSLDAITVLLNANFPRSIWNAVGDTPMHLAIMKKAVEPLKLLMSIVNSEDSPNYLDPVNSVGLTPLQLAMRENWIPGVSIILEAGADVTTTSSNGYTALHLSAASGNLEMIQELLSIPDSQTIIEVENQPGETPLYCAIASGRVDCVKEILDAGASVQHKLRGGVTVFHRAAEHGFADILQLLLDRDPSTTKLMINARDKLAMSGMTPLHMAAYFGHAECVRILLEAGADILSTTTENPHTKATPLHLATTQNHYEVVAALLSRETDIIDVQDNHGWLPLHVACYHSSRESIKLLLDAGADLSVVTKDVDRKSMSAMDFLVYNVPRPVEFLESVFDAAITINEYTINEPNCLITLDYSILTPRGINMEQMRVVNALINSGNQFNQKRLLIHPLIESFLYLKWRTLSPFFMINLALYAVFVVATTQLITGIYYYEDKGEEPPVILNTQMSSYILVFSLVPIAILEFLHGQQRSWIYFRELESWVKWGSFILATLVVFADHNVNEWMRHVAAVAVLLAWTELMFLLSRFPEWGYYVLMFSKVATNVIKVLLTFGFLVIGFTFSFLVQFRSEPPFGSPWQSFVKTMVMMTSEFDYSDLFTGQEDYIVTLTLGRLVFVAFLVLAAIVLMNLMVGLAVNDINDLEIRGKTQRLFKQVNFLCSLDLVVYNKMILRLLPKSWRIRIEQGRCVDSKLYLHPGRPLRTIFKTLPSSIKEDIIQTARAGQKMSEPTMVDILDRLTNLEMILQKVFQKETLVPLQSNTEGCKDQSEATATSDLSTLAEYIDKLKDDSISRWEKTELIIDNVAQTLSALQRQLVTLNGNIAHSGNATHVVNIEEM